CGTCGTGCCATCCGAAGAGCGGCCATGGAGTCGGCCCCGCCGGCCGGACGCCACGGGGTCCGGGCGGGGTGAGCCGAGGGGGCCGTGGTGCCGTGGTCCAGGAGTCGGCAGGCCGGCCGCCGGAGCGGCCGGACCGGCGTCGCCGTTCGGTCAGGCGTAGGTCTCGAACTCCGCCACCTTCGGTGTGGCGCTCGAGCCCGTGATCTCGAAGGTGACCTTCTTCAGGGAGGTGGAGGCGAAGGAGATCGCGCCCGCACCGCTGCCCGAGGTCAGCACCGCCCCGGTGTCGCCGTTGAGCACCCGCCAGGAACCGATGTCGCCGGTGGCTCCGGCGGCTTCCCGAAGGGTGACCTTGGAGATGGCGGTCGCCGAGCCCCACTTGATCGAGATGGATCCGGTCGAGCCGGACGGCGACCAGTAGGTGCCCGTGTCGCCGTCCCGGACGTTGCCGTAGCTGGTGCCGGACGCCTTGCTGGAGCCATCGGCGGAGGCAGCGGCAGCGAGGCTCAGGTTGACGCCAGCGGGCGTGGACGTCGCGGTGGGCGTGGACGTCGGCGTGGGGTTGGCGGTGGCGGTCGCGGTCGCGGTCGCGGTGGGCGTCGTCGCGACGCAGTTGCCGTCCGACACCTTGAGGCCGGTGTTGGCGCCCGCCGTCGCCGTCACGATCGACGGCACGCAGGACGCGGCGTCGAGACTGTAGGCGTACGGGATGCTGACGGTCGTGTTCGACGTCGGGTTCGGCCCTGCGGGGTTGTTCTCCTCGCCCGGCTGCGTCCAGGTCACGTTGTCGAAGACGTTCCCGCTGACCTGCCAGTAGCCCGGCAGGTCGGTGTAGAAGGTGCCGAGGACGTCCTTGGAGTTCTTGAAGTAGTTGTTGTCGACCTTGGCCTTGCCGCCGGCCCGTGGGTTGATGCCCGATTCGTTCAGGCCGACGTAGTAGTTGTTGTAGATGTGCGCGGTCGCGCCACGCAGCAGGGGCGTTCGGGAGTCGATGTTCTCGTACCGGTTGTGATGGAAGGTGACCGGGCCGTTTCCCAGGTCGTCGTCACTGGAGCCGACGAGGCCGCCGCGGCCTGAGTTGCGCAGGACGCTGTAGGACAGGGTCACGTAACGAGTGCCGGCCTTCATGTCGAACAGAGCGTCGTAGCCCGCCGATTCACCTCCGGAGGCGGTCAGCGTGGCGTGGTCGACCCAGACGTTGTGCACGTCGCTCTCCATGCCGATGGCATCGCCGCCGTTGGAGGTGGGCGAGCCGGACTTCTTCACGTTCTGGACGGTCACGTTCTGCACGACGATGTTGCTCGCCTGACGGAGGTG
The window above is part of the Streptomyces sp. NBC_00425 genome. Proteins encoded here:
- a CDS encoding pectate lyase family protein translates to MRKPVALRLSAALGTLALAAATGMVLSMPTASAAGAGATGFATQNGGTTGGAGGTTVRATTGTQIHQALCGRASSSTPIVIQVEGTVTVGNTAKVSGGSCNTAAGVIELKGVSNVTLVGVGGGAVFDQIGIHLRQASNIVVQNVTVQNVKKSGSPTSNGGDAIGMESDVHNVWVDHATLTASGGESAGYDALFDMKAGTRYVTLSYSVLRNSGRGGLVGSSDDDLGNGPVTFHHNRYENIDSRTPLLRGATAHIYNNYYVGLNESGINPRAGGKAKVDNNYFKNSKDVLGTFYTDLPGYWQVSGNVFDNVTWTQPGEENNPAGPNPTSNTTVSIPYAYSLDAASCVPSIVTATAGANTGLKVSDGNCVATTPTATATATATANPTPTSTPTATSTPAGVNLSLAAAASADGSSKASGTSYGNVRDGDTGTYWSPSGSTGSISIKWGSATAISKVTLREAAGATGDIGSWRVLNGDTGAVLTSGSGAGAISFASTSLKKVTFEITGSSATPKVAEFETYA